A window from Flavobacterium sp. 83 encodes these proteins:
- a CDS encoding Pycsar system effector family protein, producing MNLIEQAEDFVGKLLKDKLSNSYTYHNIHHTQEMVAAVVTLADGMNINAEDKEILLIAAWFHDAGYINGCTNHEDSSSSIVTQFLKEKGKSEEYITKIVNLIKATAKTYVPKTLLEKIIKDADYYHLFSDDYMSSCEVLRKEWENTENKLYSDKDWAAENLDFLVNKHQFYTDFALEHWQPLKEKNIKRIFKKINSAENKKKEKLKKEDKKKEKEEKPERGIDTVFRVTLGNHTRLSGIADSKANILLSVNAIIISIALSTIIPKLDSPKNAHLVIPTFIMVLSSVITIIFAILSTRPKVTRGVFTKEDIENKKVNLLFFGNFYKMPLQDYEWAMNEMMKDREYIYNSMIKDLYFLGIVLEKKYRLLRIAYNLFMIGIVISVIAFVIAFKMVGA from the coding sequence ATGAATCTTATAGAACAAGCCGAAGATTTTGTTGGTAAATTACTCAAAGATAAACTTTCTAATTCATATACTTACCATAATATTCATCACACACAGGAGATGGTAGCAGCTGTTGTAACACTTGCTGATGGTATGAATATAAATGCTGAGGACAAAGAAATTTTACTTATTGCAGCATGGTTTCATGATGCTGGGTACATTAATGGTTGTACTAATCATGAAGATTCCAGTAGTAGCATTGTGACCCAATTTTTGAAAGAAAAAGGAAAATCAGAAGAGTATATTACAAAAATTGTCAACCTAATAAAAGCCACTGCAAAGACATATGTGCCTAAGACTCTTTTGGAAAAAATAATTAAAGATGCTGATTATTACCATCTTTTTAGTGACGATTATATGTCCAGTTGTGAAGTTTTGAGAAAAGAATGGGAAAATACAGAGAATAAATTGTATTCTGATAAAGATTGGGCTGCTGAAAATTTGGATTTTTTAGTAAATAAGCATCAATTTTATACTGATTTCGCTTTAGAACACTGGCAACCATTAAAAGAAAAAAATATAAAAAGAATCTTTAAAAAAATAAATTCGGCTGAAAATAAAAAGAAAGAAAAATTGAAAAAAGAAGATAAAAAGAAAGAAAAAGAGGAAAAACCAGAACGTGGTATCGATACTGTTTTCAGAGTTACACTTGGTAATCATACGCGTTTAAGTGGTATTGCTGATAGTAAGGCCAATATTCTACTTTCTGTAAATGCGATTATTATTTCAATTGCACTTTCTACTATTATTCCAAAACTTGATAGTCCAAAGAATGCCCATTTGGTGATTCCAACCTTTATTATGGTACTATCAAGTGTTATTACGATCATTTTTGCCATTCTTTCTACACGGCCAAAAGTAACAAGAGGTGTTTTTACCAAGGAAGATATTGAAAATAAAAAAGTGAATTTACTTTTCTTTGGTAATTTCTATAAAATGCCGTTGCAAGACTACGAATGGGCTATGAACGAAATGATGAAAGACAGAGAGTATATTTATAATTCGATGATTAAAGATTTGTATTTTTTAGGAATAGTTTTAGAAAAAAAATACAGGCTATTAAGAATAGCCTATAATCTTTTTATGATTGGAATTGTTATTTCGGTTATTGCTTTTGTTATAGCATTCAAAATGGTTGGTGCTTAA
- a CDS encoding GAF domain-containing protein, whose amino-acid sequence MDYHFFKESPFKTLISFHKLIETLEEIASTNIDYRSNYAKALLQQIESFPEFRTGIEDFNLIHKNETLIKYLLADLFPTALTNNEIKAVTIPFQNFTFNYTERFKKILHNAGATFDMTIRDFDGNQFYIMNCILILNTFYNQHFDFNKPLFYDIPDANGIMKHYRILYNADFMEIIPTDKAIPLTSEDIDLLMDNYNNIDLWKEKFPDKSWILKGFGIVSLFDVSIESAISNLKSNLLKSEAEETERTQNFETIFRSIFKISDLKIGFIIYNEEDEKFVKPPYDDKKISSFILNDMPEADCRNALFGCSLENILEQSKPFVISNVKKFATTAGNEKLGEHFIRQNIQSCILAPVIKNDKLLGIIELVSAKPRELNSINANNLDLILPYLVDTLERYKNDMRHQIEAVIQREYTTIHPSVYWKFRREAQKYFQTNSPNKDYIFKEIVFKEVYPLYGQIDIKGSSDHRNGTVKEDLKNQLKTLLEIFESLKSNTNLVLLEQRKFELQSFFTELNSPLKADTEQQIQRYIETEIHPILNNSKMDNECQILVKHYFEKLDEKTGMFYHSRKKFDNAMSIINKKLASILDKKQVEAQNIFPHYYERFKTDGVEHNLYIGASIAPTKVFDSMYLHNLRLWQLQTLCEMELEHHLLKFSLPYELDVTSLILVFSSPITIRFRMDEKRFDVDGTYNARYEVVKKRIDKANIKGTKERITQKEKITIVYSHNQEEAEYLNYIKFLQFKKILEPTIEQFEVEELQGVSGLRAIRVKVTNENKQQVTENYSYQDLLDELN is encoded by the coding sequence ATGGATTATCATTTTTTCAAAGAAAGCCCATTTAAGACCTTAATTTCGTTTCATAAACTCATTGAAACATTGGAGGAAATTGCATCAACGAATATAGATTATCGCTCTAATTATGCCAAAGCTTTATTACAACAAATAGAATCATTTCCCGAATTTAGAACTGGAATTGAAGATTTTAATTTGATTCATAAAAATGAAACTCTAATAAAATATTTGCTTGCTGACCTATTCCCAACTGCTTTAACAAATAATGAAATTAAAGCTGTAACTATTCCTTTTCAAAATTTTACATTTAATTACACCGAAAGATTCAAAAAAATACTTCATAATGCAGGAGCAACTTTTGATATGACTATCAGGGATTTTGATGGCAATCAATTCTATATTATGAATTGTATTTTGATTTTGAATACATTTTATAATCAACATTTTGATTTCAACAAACCTTTGTTTTACGATATTCCAGATGCAAATGGAATCATGAAACATTACAGAATTCTATATAATGCCGATTTTATGGAAATTATCCCTACAGATAAAGCGATACCTTTAACTTCAGAAGACATCGATTTATTGATGGATAATTATAACAATATTGATTTATGGAAAGAAAAATTTCCCGATAAAAGTTGGATTTTAAAAGGTTTTGGTATAGTATCGCTATTTGATGTTTCCATTGAAAGTGCCATTTCTAACTTAAAAAGTAATCTTTTAAAATCAGAAGCCGAGGAAACTGAAAGAACCCAAAATTTTGAAACTATTTTTCGTTCCATTTTCAAAATTTCTGATTTGAAAATTGGTTTTATTATTTATAATGAAGAAGATGAAAAATTTGTAAAACCGCCTTATGATGATAAAAAAATAAGCAGTTTTATTCTTAACGATATGCCAGAGGCCGATTGTAGAAATGCCCTTTTTGGATGCTCATTGGAAAATATTTTAGAACAAAGCAAACCTTTTGTAATTTCAAACGTCAAAAAATTTGCCACAACTGCAGGAAATGAAAAACTTGGTGAGCATTTTATAAGACAAAATATTCAAAGCTGTATTCTCGCTCCTGTAATAAAAAACGATAAACTTTTAGGTATTATAGAATTGGTATCGGCAAAACCTAGGGAACTTAACAGCATTAATGCAAATAATCTAGATTTGATTTTGCCGTATTTAGTAGATACATTAGAGCGCTATAAAAATGATATGCGACACCAAATAGAAGCTGTTATTCAAAGAGAATATACAACAATTCACCCTAGTGTTTATTGGAAATTTAGAAGAGAAGCGCAAAAATATTTTCAAACGAACAGCCCAAATAAAGACTATATTTTTAAAGAAATTGTTTTTAAAGAAGTTTATCCATTATATGGCCAAATTGATATTAAAGGTTCATCTGATCATCGAAATGGAACCGTAAAAGAGGATTTGAAAAACCAATTAAAAACACTCTTAGAAATTTTTGAGAGTCTTAAATCAAATACGAATCTTGTCTTATTGGAGCAACGAAAATTTGAATTACAATCGTTTTTCACGGAATTAAATTCTCCTCTCAAAGCTGATACTGAACAACAAATTCAGCGTTATATTGAAACTGAAATCCATCCCATTTTAAATAATTCTAAAATGGATAATGAGTGCCAAATTTTGGTTAAGCACTATTTTGAAAAACTGGATGAAAAAACGGGAATGTTTTATCATTCCAGAAAGAAATTCGATAATGCAATGTCAATTATCAATAAAAAATTAGCCTCCATTTTAGATAAAAAGCAAGTTGAAGCTCAAAATATTTTTCCCCATTATTATGAAAGATTCAAAACTGATGGTGTAGAACACAATCTCTATATAGGTGCTTCAATCGCTCCAACTAAAGTTTTTGACAGTATGTATCTTCATAATTTAAGATTATGGCAATTGCAAACTTTGTGCGAAATGGAATTAGAACATCATTTACTCAAATTTTCATTGCCTTATGAACTCGATGTAACTTCGTTAATTTTAGTATTCAGTTCTCCTATTACTATTCGTTTTAGAATGGATGAAAAACGTTTTGATGTTGATGGAACTTACAATGCCCGTTATGAAGTTGTAAAAAAACGTATTGACAAAGCCAACATTAAAGGAACGAAAGAAAGAATTACCCAAAAAGAAAAAATAACGATTGTATATTCCCATAATCAGGAAGAAGCTGAATATTTGAATTACATTAAATTTTTACAATTCAAAAAAATATTAGAACCAACAATCGAGCAATTTGAAGTGGAAGAATTGCAAGGAGTATCCGGTCTTAGAGCCATTAGAGTAAAAGTGACAAACGAGAATAAACAACAAGTTACTGAAAATTATTCCTATCAGGATTTACTGGACGAGCTAAATTAA
- a CDS encoding sugar O-acetyltransferase: MKTEKEKMIDGEYYLAGDPVLVKDRRRSKNLLHRLNVTEYRVTKKAREILKELIPNAGANLYIEPPFFCDYGYNIHCGENVYFNVNCVVLDCSKVIIGSNVLFAPGVQLYTASHPLDAELRKTHENALPITIGDDCWIGGNSVICPGITIGNGCVIGAGSVVTKDIPDNSLAVGNPAKVIRKLNQ; this comes from the coding sequence ATGAAAACAGAAAAAGAAAAAATGATTGATGGAGAATATTATCTGGCTGGAGATCCTGTTTTAGTAAAAGACAGGCGAAGGTCAAAAAATCTACTTCACAGATTAAATGTTACTGAGTATAGAGTAACCAAAAAAGCACGAGAAATACTAAAAGAATTAATCCCTAATGCGGGAGCTAATCTATATATTGAGCCTCCATTTTTTTGTGATTACGGGTACAATATCCATTGTGGCGAAAATGTGTATTTCAATGTGAATTGCGTTGTTTTAGACTGCAGCAAAGTAATCATTGGTTCTAATGTACTATTTGCTCCAGGCGTTCAACTATATACGGCATCACATCCACTTGATGCTGAACTGAGAAAAACTCATGAAAATGCACTACCCATAACTATTGGAGACGATTGTTGGATTGGCGGTAATTCTGTTATTTGCCCCGGTATAACAATAGGAAATGGATGCGTGATAGGTGCAGGCTCCGTAGTTACAAAAGACATTCCTGACAATTCACTTGCGGTGGGAAATCCTGCAAAAGTGATCCGTAAATTAAATCAATAA
- a CDS encoding HPP family protein: MPIEKIKRNYRKTKYILYKETLVDFKEHFWAFLGSFIGIGLIAYMQSKTLLHSDVVFLIGSFGASSVLVYGAIQSPLAQPRNLIGGHLVSAIVGVTVAKFAPDILWISAPLAVSISIVLMQVTKTLHPPGGATALIAIIGSPKITSLGYWYVLYPVLSGTIILLIVALIFNNITTNRYYPNHKKYHIIRKRIKNKFKSSLS; this comes from the coding sequence ATGCCAATTGAAAAAATAAAAAGAAATTATCGCAAAACTAAATACATTCTGTACAAAGAAACGCTAGTTGATTTCAAAGAACATTTTTGGGCTTTTCTGGGTTCGTTTATTGGAATAGGATTGATTGCTTATATGCAATCCAAAACACTACTGCATTCGGATGTGGTTTTTTTGATTGGATCTTTTGGCGCTTCTAGTGTTTTGGTTTATGGTGCTATCCAAAGTCCATTAGCACAACCCCGAAATCTTATTGGCGGTCATCTTGTATCAGCAATTGTAGGAGTTACAGTAGCAAAATTTGCGCCCGATATTTTATGGATCAGTGCTCCACTTGCTGTATCAATTTCAATTGTTTTGATGCAAGTAACTAAAACGCTACATCCCCCAGGTGGAGCCACTGCATTGATTGCCATAATCGGTTCTCCTAAAATTACAAGTCTTGGATATTGGTATGTGTTGTATCCGGTTTTGAGTGGCACAATTATTCTTTTGATTGTCGCTTTAATTTTCAATAATATAACTACTAATAGATATTATCCTAATCACAAAAAATATCACATCATTCGAAAAAGGATCAAAAATAAATTCAAAAGTAGCTTGTCCTAA
- a CDS encoding VOC family protein: MLHLNKVHHIAIICSDYQKSKTFYTDILGLTIIREIYREERESYKLDLALNGIYIIELFSFINPPLRPSGPEATGLRHLAFEVNDIDQTIAFLTSKNIASEAIRLDPTTNKRFTFIADPDNLPIEFYEK; this comes from the coding sequence ATGTTACATCTAAATAAAGTCCATCACATTGCTATTATTTGCTCCGATTATCAAAAATCTAAAACATTCTATACCGATATTTTGGGTTTAACAATTATTCGGGAAATTTACCGTGAGGAAAGAGAATCCTACAAACTGGATTTGGCTTTGAATGGCATTTACATCATTGAACTTTTCTCCTTTATAAATCCACCATTGCGTCCGTCAGGACCAGAAGCTACTGGATTACGTCATTTAGCATTTGAAGTAAATGATATTGATCAAACAATTGCTTTTTTAACTTCAAAAAACATTGCATCTGAAGCGATACGATTAGACCCAACAACAAATAAACGGTTTACTTTTATTGCTGATCCGGACAACCTCCCGATTGAATTTTATGAAAAATAA
- a CDS encoding nucleoid-associated protein, which yields MINLYNTHIENLSIHRVGNKSRNEAIFLSEQPFNLNDEIVPLMKEFFFKPFREKEENYFQFAHEIDLDYNDMFKFATEIFENPSSIHETSKKITKHLFEQSNHPHIKNGEVYVTYLTNVSIDNNVVDAIGIFKSEIQADFLQFEEKETQLEMILQQGVSLNKLDKGCLIFNYKKEEGYKILTVDSNRYDARYWLEHFLSVDAFEDENFITKKYLKFCQNFAKDVVFPAEDKKEEVMFMNRSVNYFAKNDQFEETNFLNEVLDNPDLIPEFKNYKIDKGEKYSIEDVTSFPIANAAVSDARKSIKNVINLDTHIQIKMDFINPESAEKFVEKGWDEEKQMYYYLVYFNKEEKS from the coding sequence ATGATCAACTTATATAATACGCACATCGAAAACTTATCGATTCATAGAGTTGGTAATAAAAGTAGAAACGAAGCCATTTTTTTATCAGAGCAGCCGTTTAATTTGAATGATGAAATTGTTCCCTTGATGAAAGAATTTTTCTTTAAACCTTTTAGAGAAAAAGAAGAAAACTATTTTCAATTTGCACATGAAATCGATCTAGATTATAATGACATGTTCAAATTTGCAACGGAAATTTTTGAAAACCCAAGTAGCATTCATGAAACTTCAAAAAAAATCACGAAGCACTTATTTGAACAATCCAATCATCCGCACATTAAGAATGGAGAGGTTTATGTTACGTATTTAACAAACGTTAGCATTGATAATAATGTGGTGGATGCTATAGGAATTTTCAAAAGTGAAATTCAAGCTGACTTTTTACAATTTGAGGAAAAAGAAACGCAATTGGAAATGATTTTGCAACAAGGAGTAAGTTTAAATAAATTAGATAAAGGTTGTCTGATTTTTAATTACAAAAAAGAAGAAGGATATAAAATCCTAACGGTCGACAGCAACCGTTATGATGCGAGATATTGGCTGGAACATTTCCTTTCAGTAGATGCTTTTGAAGATGAAAACTTCATTACCAAAAAATATTTAAAATTCTGTCAGAACTTTGCCAAAGACGTTGTTTTCCCTGCCGAAGACAAGAAAGAAGAAGTAATGTTTATGAACCGTTCTGTAAATTATTTTGCAAAAAATGATCAGTTCGAAGAAACTAATTTCTTAAATGAAGTTTTGGATAACCCTGATTTAATTCCTGAATTCAAGAATTATAAAATAGACAAAGGAGAAAAATATAGTATTGAAGATGTGACTTCATTCCCTATAGCTAATGCTGCAGTTTCTGATGCTAGAAAATCAATCAAAAACGTAATCAATTTAGACACACATATCCAAATAAAAATGGATTTCATCAATCCTGAAAGTGCAGAGAAATTTGTAGAAAAAGGCTGGGATGAAGAGAAACAAATGTACTATTACTTAGTTTATTTCAATAAAGAAGAAAAGAGCTAG
- a CDS encoding TonB-dependent receptor, which produces MKLIYTLTLLLFSVTLFSQTILSGKVVDEKGKPIAGANIFIEGTYDGSSSNETGDFTFITTTTGNQTLVVSFLVYETTKMTIDVSSFVNKTIKLKDNVNALDAVIITAGNLEAGDKARVSVLKPLDIVTTAGSAGNIIAALQTLPGTQNVGEDGRLFVRGGEANETQTFVDGIRVAQPYGASAQNLPTRGRFSPFLFNGIAFSTGGYSAEYGEALSSVLLLNTQDEPDQNKTEISLMTVGLGVGNTQKWKKSSLSVNTAYINLAPYQAVIPQNVDWNSPYQSLSGETVYRYNFNNGILKLYAAFDSSKFDLNQENINSPQKLRVDLNNNNFYFNSSYKGGFGNNWQIASGLSYGLSKNKIKLDSDAVANDENAAHLKLKLTKRFSERVKLCFGTDYFITKFNEDLKENLGTTNTNGYNSNIGAIYTEVDVFFSKKFAAKAGLRASYNDLLSESAISPRVSLAYKMAKNSQLSLAYGDFSQTPNVDYIKYSKFHQFESEKASHYILNYQYNKNGKTFRAEAYYKDYSNLVKYDTPAIQYNSVFNNNGSGYAKGLDLFWRDGKSIKNLEYWVSYSYIDTERDYKNFSSQVTPNFVADHSLSIVTKYWINDWKSQIGFTNSYSSGRPYNNPNETKFMNGKTKSYNSLSFNWAYLLTTQKILYFSVSNVLGSQNVYGYDYAKNPDAKGVYNRTAITPTADRFFFLGFFWTISNDNKDNQLKNL; this is translated from the coding sequence ATGAAGCTTATTTATACTCTTACCCTTTTGTTGTTCTCTGTAACGCTGTTTTCTCAAACAATTCTTTCTGGGAAAGTAGTTGACGAAAAAGGAAAACCTATAGCTGGAGCCAACATTTTTATCGAAGGAACTTATGACGGTAGTTCCAGTAATGAAACGGGTGATTTCACATTTATAACTACTACAACTGGGAATCAAACTTTGGTGGTGAGTTTCCTAGTATATGAAACTACAAAAATGACAATCGATGTTTCCAGTTTTGTAAATAAAACTATAAAATTAAAAGATAATGTCAATGCGCTAGATGCTGTAATAATTACCGCAGGTAATTTAGAAGCAGGTGATAAAGCAAGAGTTTCGGTATTGAAACCGCTGGATATTGTTACAACTGCGGGTTCGGCAGGAAATATTATCGCGGCTTTGCAAACCTTACCCGGAACGCAAAATGTAGGTGAAGACGGTCGATTATTTGTTCGTGGTGGCGAGGCAAATGAAACACAAACTTTTGTAGATGGGATTCGCGTAGCGCAACCGTATGGCGCTTCTGCTCAAAATTTACCAACTCGAGGACGATTTTCCCCATTTCTGTTTAATGGAATAGCATTTTCTACAGGTGGCTATTCTGCTGAATATGGGGAGGCTCTATCCAGCGTTTTGTTATTGAACACACAGGATGAACCCGACCAAAACAAAACCGAAATTTCATTGATGACCGTTGGTTTAGGAGTTGGGAATACTCAAAAATGGAAAAAAAGCTCTTTGAGTGTGAATACCGCGTATATCAACTTGGCTCCGTATCAAGCAGTAATTCCTCAAAATGTAGACTGGAATAGTCCCTACCAGTCTTTATCTGGGGAAACTGTATATCGATATAACTTCAATAACGGAATATTAAAATTATATGCTGCTTTTGATTCCTCAAAATTTGATCTTAATCAGGAAAACATTAATTCTCCACAAAAGTTACGAGTGGATTTAAATAACAATAATTTTTATTTTAATTCATCCTATAAAGGTGGTTTTGGAAATAATTGGCAAATTGCTTCAGGTTTGAGTTATGGTTTAAGTAAAAATAAAATAAAATTGGATTCAGATGCTGTTGCAAATGATGAAAACGCAGCCCATTTGAAATTAAAATTAACTAAGCGTTTTTCTGAAAGAGTAAAATTATGTTTTGGAACGGATTATTTTATAACCAAATTCAATGAGGATTTAAAGGAGAATTTAGGAACTACAAATACCAACGGATATAATTCAAATATCGGAGCCATTTACACCGAAGTTGATGTTTTCTTTTCCAAAAAGTTTGCTGCAAAAGCAGGATTGAGAGCTTCATACAATGATTTGTTAAGTGAAAGTGCTATTTCTCCTAGAGTTTCATTGGCTTACAAAATGGCTAAAAACAGTCAGCTTTCATTAGCTTATGGTGATTTTTCACAAACGCCAAATGTGGACTACATCAAATACTCCAAGTTTCATCAGTTTGAAAGTGAGAAAGCGTCACATTATATTTTGAATTATCAATACAATAAAAACGGAAAAACCTTCAGGGCAGAGGCTTATTATAAAGATTACAGTAATTTGGTGAAATATGATACGCCAGCAATACAATACAATTCGGTGTTTAACAATAACGGTTCCGGTTATGCTAAAGGATTGGATTTGTTTTGGAGAGACGGGAAATCAATTAAAAACTTAGAATATTGGGTTTCGTATTCATACATTGATACAGAGCGCGATTACAAAAACTTTAGTTCTCAAGTCACGCCTAATTTTGTTGCGGATCATAGTTTGTCTATTGTTACGAAATATTGGATAAACGATTGGAAATCACAAATTGGATTTACTAATTCATACAGTTCAGGACGACCGTATAACAATCCAAACGAAACGAAGTTCATGAATGGCAAAACAAAATCGTATAACAGTTTGAGTTTTAATTGGGCTTATTTATTGACAACTCAAAAGATTTTGTATTTCTCGGTTTCGAATGTTTTAGGGAGTCAAAATGTGTATGGTTACGATTACGCAAAAAATCCGGATGCCAAAGGAGTTTATAACAGGACAGCAATTACACCAACAGCGGATCGGTTTTTCTTTCTTGGGTTCTTTTGGACGATTAGTAATGATAATAAAGACAATCAGTTAAAGAATCTTTAA
- a CDS encoding chloride channel protein, with protein sequence MNTTTRIKKNYQFIKFQKLVIVAVLIGFLSAFLGISLKKITEYYEEIFFHQTTLNPIFIIVFPVFGLSIIYFLREYLFRKKENKGIKEIFESTNSKSKNLPNYKIPSHFINGLLTVVFGGSTGIEVSTVVASATIGSVAQRKQNVFRQYKTELICAGVAAGVTALFSSPIAGILFAIEVISKKVTRAFLISNLIAVAIAFGLVFLLDEKPLFAVAITTWHLRAIPYFILLGILAGINSVYLTRCVLLFKSQFSKIKIHYYKILLGSLILSISLFFFPQLYGEGYHAIKGIFVHSNDVTLSFSLVLTFIGIILLKPIVTSATLASGGDGGVFAPSLFIGSFLGLLVALLLNTYLNANVIPVNFMVIGMAAVLSASIHAPFTAIFLVCGLTNDYTLFLPILVVCLISKYTAKMIYPFTVYSYSASLSK encoded by the coding sequence ATGAATACTACAACTCGAATTAAAAAAAATTATCAATTCATAAAATTCCAAAAATTAGTAATTGTTGCTGTTCTAATAGGTTTTCTTTCGGCATTTTTAGGAATTTCATTAAAAAAAATAACCGAATATTACGAAGAGATCTTTTTTCATCAAACTACTTTAAACCCAATATTCATTATCGTTTTTCCGGTTTTTGGTCTGTCCATCATCTATTTTCTCAGAGAATATCTTTTTAGAAAAAAAGAAAACAAAGGGATTAAAGAAATTTTTGAAAGCACGAATTCAAAATCCAAGAACTTACCTAATTATAAAATTCCATCCCATTTTATCAACGGATTATTAACGGTTGTTTTTGGTGGATCTACAGGAATTGAAGTTTCTACCGTAGTAGCTTCGGCAACTATTGGTTCTGTGGCCCAAAGAAAACAAAACGTATTCAGACAATACAAAACTGAATTGATTTGTGCAGGAGTTGCTGCAGGAGTTACCGCTTTATTCAGTAGTCCAATTGCTGGAATACTTTTTGCAATTGAAGTCATTTCCAAAAAAGTAACACGAGCTTTTTTAATCAGTAATTTAATTGCGGTTGCTATAGCTTTTGGACTTGTTTTTTTATTGGATGAAAAACCTTTATTTGCCGTAGCTATTACAACTTGGCATTTAAGAGCGATTCCCTATTTTATCCTTTTAGGGATTTTAGCAGGTATCAATTCCGTCTATCTCACTCGTTGTGTTTTATTGTTTAAATCTCAATTTTCAAAAATAAAAATTCATTATTATAAAATCCTGCTAGGTTCGCTAATCCTTAGTATTTCGTTATTCTTCTTTCCACAACTTTATGGAGAAGGATATCATGCCATCAAGGGGATTTTTGTTCATTCGAATGACGTGACATTATCATTTTCATTGGTACTGACATTTATTGGAATCATACTCTTAAAACCAATAGTAACATCGGCAACACTTGCTTCAGGAGGTGACGGAGGTGTTTTTGCGCCAAGTCTTTTCATTGGATCCTTTTTAGGATTACTTGTTGCTTTACTTTTAAATACCTATTTAAATGCTAATGTAATCCCTGTAAACTTTATGGTTATTGGAATGGCTGCAGTTTTAAGTGCCAGCATTCACGCTCCTTTTACTGCGATTTTCTTAGTTTGTGGGTTAACAAATGATTATACTTTATTTCTTCCCATTTTGGTTGTTTGTCTTATTTCAAAATACACTGCAAAAATGATTTATCCATTTACGGTATACTCCTATTCTGCCAGTTTATCAAAATAA